Proteins encoded together in one Impatiens glandulifera chromosome 1, dImpGla2.1, whole genome shotgun sequence window:
- the LOC124920596 gene encoding 60S ribosomal protein L2, mitochondrial, translating into MAFLRARAVSTTIFNKLVSSINSNGFSSASSGPSSELSSIMSNNPMFTMDISSQIGSCMPIKMMRIGTMIHNVEMKPGQGGKLVRSAGTSAKILKEPALHRYCPIKLPSGREKLIDTRCRATIGTVGNPEHWKKKLRKAGQSRWLGRRPTVRGVAMNPVDHPHGGGEGKSKSSGRFGQCSQTPWGKPTKSGYKTGPLKRRK; encoded by the exons ATGGCGTTCTTGAGAGCTCGGGCGGTTTCCACAACGATCTTCAACAAGCTGGTCTCCAGCATCAACTCCA ATGGGTTCAGCTCGGCCTCTAGCGGTCCATCTTCAGAGCTATCATCCATTATGTCGAACAATCCAATGTTCACGATGGACATCAGTTCGCAAATCGGTAGTTGCATGCCGATAAAGATGATGCGAATTGGAACCATGATTCACAACGTTGAAATGAAGCCAGGGCAGGGTGGAAAGCTGGTGCGTTCTGCTGGTACATCAGCAAAGATCCTGAAGGAGCCTGCTTTGCACAGATATTGCCCGATAAAGCTGCCTTCTGGTCGAGAGAAGCTGATAGATACTCGTTGCAGGGCGACAATAGGGACTGTTGGGAATCCGGAGCATTGGAAGAAGAAGCTGAGAAAGGCGGGGCAAAGTAGGTGGCTTGGTCGTAGGCCTACGGTTCGTGGTGTGGCGATGAACCCGGTTGATCATCCTCATGGAGGTGGTGAAGGGAAGAGTAAGAGTAGTGGGAGATTTGGTCAGTGTTCTCAAACCCCATGGGGTAAGCCTACTAAGAGTGGTTACAAGACAGGACCTCTTAAGAGAAGAAAGTAA
- the LOC124920825 gene encoding 2-alkenal reductase (NADP(+)-dependent)-like — protein MNTGLFLQLQRETEVMATAATATAAAEATATEVSNKQVILKNYVSGFPKESDMEVRTTRIRLKLPEASSNAILVKNLYLSCDPYMRGRMNNSQQSYIQSFTPGSPLTGYGVAKVLDSTHQDFKKDDLIWGHTGWEEYSIITTTESLFKIQHSHDDIPLSYYTGILGMPGMTAYGGFYELCSPKKGETVFVSAASGAVGQLVGQFAKILGCYVVGSAGTQEKVDLLKNKLGFDDAFNYKEEPDLNAALKRYFPDGIDIYFENVGGKMLDAVLVNMRVHGRISVCGMISQYNLNETEGVHNLMNIVMKQIRMEGFLVFKYYHLYPKFLEMVLAKIRDGSITYVEDVVQGLENAPAALVGLFSGRNVGKQVVALDIDSNN, from the exons ATGAATACAGGTCTCTTCTTACAGTTACAGAGAGAAACAGAGGTCATGGCGACGGCGGCGACGGCAACGGCGGCGGCAGAGGCGACGGCGACGGAGGTTAGTAATAAGCAGGTGATTTTGAAGAATTATGTAAGCGGATTCCCGAAGGAATCCGATATGGAGGTAAGAACTACTAGAATCCGCCTCAAACTTCCAGAAGCTTCTTCTAACGCCATTCTGGTAAAGAATCTTTACCTCTCCTGCGATCCATACATGCGAGGTCGCATGAACAACTCCCAACAAAGCTACATTCAATCCTTTACCCCTGGCTCT CCATTAACAGGATATGGTGTAGCTAAGGTATTGGATTCTACACATCAAGATTTCAAGAAAGATGACTTGATTTGGGGACATACAGGATGGGAAGAGTATAGCATCATCACCACCACAGAATCATTGTTCAAGATTCAACACAGTCACGACGATATTCCGCTTTCTTACTACACTGGAATCCTTG gTATGCCTGGTATGACTGCTTATGGTGGTTTTTACGAGCTCTGTTCTCCTAAGAAAGGAGAGACTGTTTTTGTTTCTGCTGCCTCTGGAGCTGTTGGCCAGCTAGTTGGTCAATTTGCCAAGATCTTAGGCTGCTATGTTGTTGGAAGTGCTGGAACTCAAGAAAAg GTGGATTTGTTAAAGAACAAGTTGGGGTTTGACGACGCTTTTAACTATAAAGAAGAGCCTGATCTAAATGCAGCTCTTAAGAG GTACTTTCCGGATGGCATTGATATTTACTTTGAGAATGTTGGTGGAAAGATGTTGGACGCGGTTCTGGTGAATATGAGAGTTCACGGGCGTATTTCTGTTTGTGGAATGATCTCGCAGTATAATCTAAACGAGACTGAAGGTGTGCACAACCTGATGAACATTGTTATGAAACAAATTCGTATGGAAGGATTCTTGGTGTTCAAGTACTATCATCTTTACCCCAAGTTTCTCGAGATGGTTTTGGCCAAAATCAGGGACGGCTCCATCACTTATGTGGAAGATGTAGTCCAAGGCCTGGAGAATGCACCCGCAGCACTTGTTGGACTCTTTTCTGGTCGGAATGTTGGAAAGCAAGTGGTGGCACTTGATATAGATTCGAATAACTAG
- the LOC124920851 gene encoding 2-alkenal reductase (NADP(+)-dependent)-like: protein MAEEAVDVSNKQIILKHYVSGFPIESDFEIRTTPIRLKVPEGIPNAILVKNLYISCDPYMRNRMSEMEGSYVDSLVPGSPITGFGVVKVLDSTHPDMKKDEFFWGFTGWEEYSLITSTQSLFKIQHTQVPLSYYTGILGMPGITAYAGFYEICSPKKGEKVFISAASGAVGQLVGQFAKLLGCYVVGSAGTKEKVDLLKDKFGFDEAFNYKEEDNLNAALKRYFPDGIDIYFENVGGKMLDAVLPNMRLRGRVSVCGMISQYNLEKTEGVHNLFFLVSKRIRMEGFLVLDHYHLYPKFLEMILPHIKEGKVEYVEDIVEGLENAPAALIGLFTGRNVGKQVVVISHE from the exons ATGGCGGAGGAGGCGGTGGACGTGAGCAACAAACAGATCATTTTGAAGCATTATGTGAGTGGCTTCCCCATTGAATCTGATTTTGAGATCAGGACAACCCCCATTCGTCTCAAGGTCCCTGAAGGCATTCCAAACGCTATTCTCGTGAAGAATCTCTATATCTCATGTGATCCTTACATGCGCAACCGCATGTCCGAGATGGAAGGAAGCTATGTCGACTCCTTAGTCCCTGGCTCT CCTATAACAGGATTTGGTGTGGTTAAAGTTTTGGATTCTACGCATCCAGACATGAAGAAAGACGAGTTCTTTTGGGGATTTACCGGATGGGAAGAATATAGTCTTATTACATCGACACAGTCTTTGTTTAAGATTCAACACACACAAGTTCCACTTTCTTATTATACAGGAATTCTTG GTATGCCTGGTATAACTGCTTATGCTGGTTTTTATGAGATATGCTCCCCCAAGAAAGGAGAAAAGGTCTTCATATCTGCTGCATCTGGAGCAGTTGGTCAGCTTGTAGGTCAATTCGCAAAATTGCTTGGCTGCTATGTTGTTGGAAGTGCTGGAACTAAAGAAAAG GTGGATCTCTTAAAAGACAAGTTTGGATTTGATGAAGCTTTTAATTACAAGGAAGAGGATAACCTTAATGCTGCTCTGAAAAG GTATTTCCCAGATGGGATTGACATTTACTTTGAGAATGTTGGGGGGAAGATGCTTGACGCAGTACTCCCGAATATGAGACTTCGTGGGCGTGTTTCAGTATGTGGAATGATCTCGCAGTACAACCTTGAGAAGACAGAAGGTGTTCACAACTTGTTCTTCCTTGTATCTAAACGAATTCGAATGGAAGGTTTTCTGGTGCTTGATCATTATCACCTTTATCCTAAGTTCTTGGAAATGATTCTGCCCCATATTAAAGAAGGAAAAGTGGAGTATGTGGAAGACATTGTTGAAGGTCTGGAGAATGCTCCAGCAGCTTTGATTGGTCTCTTTACTGGACGGAATGTTGGGAAGCAAGTGGTTGTGATTTCCCATGAATAA
- the LOC124920546 gene encoding mitochondrial proton/calcium exchanger protein-like — MASRAILRRRKVFPDYLNNAFRATQTCQGLGYQQPGQRLTYHGFSSGVNQSSNNGSPIKDVEALLGTKENLPKLSALGLFRGGFHGVLVTRSHFDFPGESRMISEFRHYSSSATAGQRNLHKDDEENEEAVAMKRKEASPEECDQAVEGLSTVKAKAKAKRLQESKKAADSAMLHRVWAKVLGIGPALRVVASMNRQDWANKLTHWKDEFKSTLQHYWLGCKLLLVDVRICSRLLQKLAHGKSLSRRERQQLTRTTADIFRLVPFAVFIIVPFMEFLLPVFLKLFPNMLPSTFQDKMKEQEALKRKLHARIEYAKFLQDTVKEMAKEVKNSRTGELKKTAEALGDFLNKARRGASVSNEEILGFAKLFNDELTLDNISRPRLVNMCKYMGINPFGTDAYLRFMLRKRLQWIKKDDRLIQSEGVDSLSEAELREDCRERGMLGLLSVDEMRQQLRDWLDLSLNHSVPSSLLILSRSFTVSGKLRPEEAVQAALSSLPDELVDSVGVTVLPSEDYVSERRRKLEFLEMQEDLIKEEEGKVEEEQTKKALSSEDVALKEMTDATMKDAQELAKTRSLENREDLCELSRALSVLASASSVSGEREEFLRLVNKEIELYNSVVEKDSTDSEKENVKAYKAAREEINETSEGDEVSSALIDKVDSMLHNLEKEIDDVDAKIGDHFRLLDRDYDGKVSPEEVAAAASYLKNTLDKEGIQELISNLSKDTDGKILVEDIVRLGSRGGGRAEEEEDSTDTSGSGKDRN; from the exons ATGGCATCAAGAGCAATTTTGAGGAGGAGGAAAGTATTTCCTGATTACCTGAATAATGCTTTTCGTGCAACTCAAACTTGTCAAGGTTTGGGTTATCAGCAACCTGGCCAGCGTTTGACTTATCATGGGTTCAGCTCAGGTGTAAATCAGTCATCTAATAATGGAAGTCCCATAAAGGATGTGGAAGCACTTCTTGGAACAAAAGAAAATTTACCAAAATTATCAGCTCTGGGACTTTTCAGGGGTGGTTTCCATGGAGTTCTGGTAACTAGGTCTCACTTTGATTTCCCTGGTGAAAGCAGGATGATATCAGAGTTCAGGCATTACTCGTCTTCTGCTACTGCAGGGCAACGCAATCTTCataaagatgatgaagaaaatgaagaagcaGTCGCCATGAAAAGAAAGGAAGCATCACCAGAGGAGTGTGATCAGGCAGTTGAGGGCCTGAGTACTGTAAAGGCCAAAGCTAAAGCAAAGCGTTTGCAAGAATCTAAAAAAGCTGCTGACTCGGCGATGTTACATAGAGTTTGGGCTAAAGTTCTGGGGATTGGTCCTGCTTTAAGAGTTGTagcttcaatgaacag ACAAGATTGGGCAAATAAGCTAACTCATTGGAAGGATGAATTTAAATCGACACTGCAACATTACTGGTTGGGCTGTAAGCTATTGTTAGTAGATGTGAGGATCTGTTCACGGTTATTGCAAAAACTTGCCCATGGGAAGAGTCTCTCCAGGAGGGAGAGACAGCAGTTGACCCGAACAACGGCTGACATTTTTAGGCTAGTTCCATTTGCAGTGTTTATCATTGTCCCATTCATGGAGTTCCTGCTTCCAGTTTTTCTAAAATTGTTTCCCAATATGTTGCCTTCAACTTTTCAAGATAAGATGAAAGAACAG GAAGCATTAAAAAGGAAACTACATGCAAGAATAGAGTATGCAAAGTTTCTTCAGGACACTGTAAAAGAAATGGCCAAGGAGGTTAAAAACTCCAGAACTGGAGAACTTAAGAAGACAGCTGAAGCCCTGGGTGACTTTTTGAATAAG GCTAGGAGAGGAGCCAGTGTTTCTAATGAGGAAATTTTGGGATTTGCCAAGTTGTTTAACGATGAACTTACATTAGATAATATTAGCAG GCCTCGACTAGTGAATATGTGCAAGTACATGGGAATCAACCCCTTTGGTACAGATGCATATTTGCGCTTCATGCTTCGGAAAAGGCTTCAATG GATAAAGAAGGATGACAGATTAATACAATCAGAGGGAGTGGACTCTCTTTCAGAAGCTGAACTACGTGAAGATTGCAGAGAAAGAGGCATGCTCGGACTACTTTCAGTTGATGAAATGCGCCAGCAG CTTCGCGATTGGTTGGATTTATCTCTCAATCATTCAGTACCATCTTCACTTTTGATTCTCTCAAG ATCGTTTACTGTTTCTGGGAAACTAAGGCCAGAAGAAGCTGTTCAGGCTGCACTGTCTTCACTTCCAGATGAGCTTGTAGATTCTGTTGGTGTCACAGTACTTCCATCTGAAGATTATGTTTCAGAAAGGAGAAGGAAATTGGAGTTCCTTGAAATGCAGGAAGACCTCATCAAG GAggaagaaggaaaggtggaaGAAGAGCAAACAAAGAAAGCTCTTTCTAGTGAGGATGTGGCTTTAAAAGAAATGACTGATGCAACCATGAAAGATGCTCAAGAACTAGCTAAAACAAGATCTCTAGAAAATCGGGAGGACCTTTGTGAACTCAGTCGTGCATTGTCAGTGTTAGCTTCTGCATCT TCTGTTAGTGGAGAGCGTGAAGAGTTCTTGAGACTGGTGAATAAAGAG aTTGAACTTTATAACAGTGTAGTAGAGAAAGATAGCACTGATAGTGAGAAAGAGAACGTGAAGGCATATAAAGCTGCCCGGGAAGAGATCAATGAGACCTCTGAAGGTGATGAGGTTTCTTCAGCACTTATAGATAAG GTTGATTCCATGCTTCATAATCTTGAAAAGGAGATTGACGACGTTGATGCTAAAATTGGCGATCATTTCCGACTGCTGGACAg AGATTATGATGGGAAAGTGAGTCCAGAGGAAGTTGCAGCTGCAGCTTCTTACTTGAAGAATACTTTGGACAAGGAGGGTATCCAAGAACTCATCAGCAATCTCTCTAAAGATACAG ACGGAAAGATCCTTGTGGAAGATATTGTGAGGTTGGGCAGCCGAGGAGGAGGAAGagcggaagaagaagaagacagtACAGACACATCTGGAAGTGGAAAAGATAGAAATTAG